Proteins encoded in a region of the Nicotiana tomentosiformis chromosome 9, ASM39032v3, whole genome shotgun sequence genome:
- the LOC138898778 gene encoding uncharacterized protein — translation MNREHNSCVVAMMEPFQKKGLIDRYKRRLNMETSYTNINGQIWLFFDAVVEWELVEDTEQHVTMRVFHHDMGQHMMMTFVYAKCSAIERLDLWDHLYYLASDMELPWLVGGDFNVILHEDEKIGGLPVHPPEYEDFAFCVNSCGLFEQGYKGSPFTWWNGRSNVECIFKRLDRIFVNLPFHNMLPTIEVEHLIRTGSDHAPLPMTCGVQTTNFVKPFRFLNFWTKHATFMNVVRQNWEADFIGDQFFMFKQNIKRVKAALSKWNREIFGDIFK, via the coding sequence ATGAATAGGGAGCATAATTCTTGTGTAGTTGCAATGATGGAGCCTTTTCAAAAGAAGGGACTCATTGATAGATATAAAAGGAGGTTGAATATGGAAACTTCTTATACAAATATTAatgggcaaatatggttgttcttcgaTGCAGTGGTGGAATGGGAATTAGTGGAGGATACTGAGCAACATGTGACTATGAGAGTGTTTCACCATGACATGGGGCAGCACATGATGAtgacatttgtttatgcaaaatgttcagcaatagagaggttggatttgtgggatcacttgtattatttagcaagtgatatggaattaccatggttggtaggaggggatttcaatgtgatATTGCATGAAGACGAGAAAATAGGGGGACTTCCAGTACACCCTCCTGAATATgaggattttgcattttgtgtaaactcttgtggtttgtttgagcaagggtacaaaggaagtccattcacatggtggaatgggagatccaatgttgagtgtatattcaagagattggataGGATTTTTGTTAATTTGCCATTTCATaacatgttgccaactattgaagttgagcatctaatcagaactggatcagatcatgcaccattgccaatgacatgtggggtgcagacaaccaattttgtcaagcctttcagattcttgaacttttggacaaagcatgcTACATTTATGAATGTGGTGAGGCAGAATTGGGAAGCGGATTTCATAGGGGATCAGTTTTTTATGTTCAAGCAGAATATCAAGAGGGTGAAGGCAGCACTCTCAAAATGGAATAGGGAAAtatttggtgatatcttcaagTAA
- the LOC138898779 gene encoding uncharacterized protein — protein sequence MSTVQNTPFTVVDEAPLQLQMWWYDLGEDGQKWVTKHLGALTDIMKIKPRDDLIEALVTFWDPVHNVFRFSDFELTPTLEEIAGYSGFGRDLRKQELIFPRDLSIHRFFDLLNISKQIRKTNVVEGCCSFYFLYSRFGQPNGFEMHEKGLNNKQNKDTWQIHRRFAFIMAFLGIMVFPNKERTIDTRIARVVQVLTTKEHHTLAPIILSDIYRALTLCKSGAKFFEGCNILLQMWLIEHLRHHPKFMSYGPNKDNFIESYEERVKDYNSPEGVEACISHLRSLNASQIEWTLGWLPLREVIHMSALKRYLLLLGLRSVQPYAPHRVLRQLGRYQVVPKDEDLSVQVIELHPEAPLPEALIQQIWNGCRYLKYDTQVPDPARGEVDPGYAIWFGKRSHVDDVPEPKRTTKRPHVQAFDDKIQERLAWGEREKGYKTTIHVLEERLRNLNFEKDLQEQEAEGEKKSLICKNEALRAQLQQMKKASEVPVRSWKDQRTIANLMEKVQDYNSLLAKTEKSLDKANEKIVQLNEKAESSKDRQVTQFEEKRAQFEREKAHWVRSEAQLHAQLEEMRRYNREYQHANFDREMAQARLEQARLRAQLESALDREGHIREIATTRQQQLQDRDQNFQYFKEQVHNLAVYTAQSYVNCQGMDYEKFLEHAPTFARHLASRDPDYLHYMLGAIGKPFAEAIKIGEIVENGMKSGKIVSQAALKETTQTIQSGSGNFGNRKKKEEGSMMASGFGGVQRGIAPSYVEFQQGLSNSLQHYYPPQGPRYSVPLQQYTVFNAQAYARPPNHQQWQAPIPQGSR from the exons ATGAGCACTGTCCAGAACACACCGTTCACAGTTGTAGACGAGGCTCCACTTCAGCTTCAGATGTGGTGGTATGATTTAGGAGAAGATGGTCAGAAATGGGTCACCAAGCACCTGGGAGCCCTCACAgatattatgaaaattaaaccacgggacgatttgattgaggcactagtgacTTTTTGGGACCCTGTTCACAATGTTTTTCGCTTCTCCGATTTTGAGCTAACTCCCACTTTAGAAGAGATAGCTGGATATTCCGGTTTTGGCAGGGATTTGAGAAAACAGGAGCTCATATTCCCGAGGGATCTTTCTATACACcgattcttcgatcttctgaacATCAGTAAGCAAATTAGAAAGACCAACGTAGTCGAAGGGTGTTGTTCTTTCTACTTCCTGTACTCTAGGTTCGGGCAGCCAAATGGGTTTGAAATGCATGAAAAGGGCCTTAACAACAAGCAAAACAAAGACACATGGCAGATTCATCGTCGCTTCGCCTTCATAATGGCGTTTCTGGGAATTATGGTCTTCCCAAACAAGGAGCGGACAATTGATACCCGCATAGCCAGGGTTGTACAGGTCCTCACTACCAAAGAACATCACACTCTTGCCCCGATCATTCTATCAGACATTTATCGGGCGTTGACTTTGTGCAAGTCCggggcaaaattcttcgaagggtgcaatattttgttacaaatgtggttgattgagcatctccgacatcaccccaagttcatgagctatggtccgaacaaggacaatttcattgagagttacgaagaaagagtaaaagattacaactctccagaaggggTGGAAGCCTGCATATCCCACCTAAGATCTTTAAATGCAAgtcaaattgagtggactttgggatggctcccgctaagagaggtgatacacatgtcgGCCCTAAAACGTTATTTGCTATTGTTGGGTTTAAGAAGTGTCCAACCGTATGCGCCACACAGAGTTCTAAGACAGCTAGGAAGGTACCAAGTAGTACCtaaggatgaagatttgagtgtgcaagtcattgagctacaccccgaagccccactccccgaagctttaatccagcaaatttggaatggttgtcgcTACTTGAAATATGATACTCAGGTGCCAGATCCTGCGAGAGGTGAGGTAGATCCGGGTTATGCTATATGGTTTGGGAAGAGGTCTCACGTGGATGATGTGCCAGAGCCCAAAAGGACCACAAAAAGGCCGCATGTTCAAGCCTTTGATGATAAAATCCAAGAACGGTTAGCTTGGGGTGAACGGGAAAAGGGATACAAAACAACTATTCATGTCTTAGAAGAAAGGCTGAGAAACCTCAATTTTGAGAAAGACTTGCAAGAACAAGAAgccgaaggggaaaagaagagtctgatctgcaaaaatgaagcccttcgtGCTCAACTTCAACAGATGAAGAAAGCCTCTGAAGTGCCAGTGAGAAGTTGGAAAGACCAGAGAACCATTGCCAATCTGATGGAAAAAGTGCAAGATTATAACTCCCTCTTGGCAAAGACTGAAAAGTCGTTGGACAAAGCCAATGAAAAGATCGTACAGCTAAATGAGAAGGCCGAATCAAGTAAGGATCGCCAAGTAACACAATTTGAAGAAAAAAGGGCTCAATTCGAGAGAGAGAAGGCCCATTGGGTACGTTCAGAAGCTCAGCTCCATGCACAGTTGGAAGAAATGAGAAGGTACAATAGAGAATACCAGCATGCAAATTTTGATAGGGAGATGGCTCAGGCGAGACTCGAGCAGGCTAGACTTCGGGCTCAGTTGGAGTCAGCCTTAGATCGTGAGGGCCACATAAGGGAGATAGCCACCACTCGCCAGCAGCAGTTACAAGATCGAGACCAAAATTTCcagtacttcaaagagcaagttcaTAATTTGGCTGTTTACACCGCTCAAAGTTATGTGAACTGCCAAGGGATGgattatgagaagtttttggagcatgcacctacttttgcccgtcatcttgcaagcaga gatccagattacctccattacatgttgGGTGCCATCGGTAAACCTTTTGCTGAGGCGATTAAgattggtgaaatagttgagaatggcatgaagTCAGGCAAAATTGTGAGTCAGGCAGCCCTTAAGGAAACCACACAAACAATTCAAAGCGGGTCAGGCAATTTCGGAAATCGGAAAAAGAAGGAGGAAGGATCCATGATGGCATCTGGGTTCGGGGGAGTTCAAAGGGGAATAGCTCCTTCTTACGTGGAATTTCAACAAGGACTATCCAATTCTCTTCAACATTATTATCCGCCTCAAGGTCCCCGATACTCAGTTCCCCTGCAACAgtacacagtgtttaatgctcaggctTATGCTAGGCCTCCTAATCACCAACAATGGCAGGCACCGATTCCACAAGGCTCCCGTTAA